The following proteins come from a genomic window of Rattus norvegicus strain BN/NHsdMcwi chromosome 8, GRCr8, whole genome shotgun sequence:
- the Ppcdc gene encoding phosphopantothenoylcysteine decarboxylase isoform X4, which yields MDSDTVWAHQLSMPFPVAKQAVGTELSPLEVTVVTTERAKHFYSPQDVPVTLYSDADEWEMWKRRSDPVLHIDLRRWADLMVVAPLDANTLGKVASGICDNLLTCVIRAWDLNKPLLFCPAMNTAMWEHPLTAQQVGQLKAFGYVEIPCVSKKLVCGDQGLGAMAEVEIIVAKVKDVLFQHGGIQQS from the exons ATGGATTCTGACACAGTATGGGCACACCAGCTGTCAATGCCTTTTCCTGTAGCAAAACAAGCTGTTGGCACAGAACTCAGTCCT CTGGAAGTCACAGTGGTAACAACGGAGAGAGCCAAACATTTCTACAGCCCTCAGGATGTCCCCGTCACCCTCTACAGCGATGCTGATGAATGGGAG ATGTGGAAGCGCCGTTCGGACCCAGTTCTCCACATTGACCTGCGGAGGTGGGCCGACCTCATGGTAGTGGCTCCCCTCGATGCCAACACTCTGGGGAAGGTGGCCAGTGGCATCTGTGACAATTTACTT ACCTGTGTCATCCGGGCCTGGGACCTCAACAAGCCTCTACTCTTCTGCCCCGCCATGAACACTGCCATGTGGGAGCATCCGCTCACTGCCCAGCAGGTGGGCCAGCTCAAGGCCTTTGGCTATGTGGAGATTCCCTGTGTGAGCAAGAAGCTGGTGTGTGGAGACCAAG GTCTAGGAGCCATGGCTGAAGTGGAGATCATTGTGGCTAAGGTGAAGGACGTGCTCTTCCAGCATGGTGGCATCCAGCAAAGTTGA
- the Ppcdc gene encoding phosphopantothenoylcysteine decarboxylase isoform X6, translating to MWKRRSDPVLHIDLRRWADLMVVAPLDANTLGKVASGICDNLLTCVIRAWDLNKPLLFCPAMNTAMWEHPLTAQQVGQLKAFGYVEIPCVSKKLVCGDQGLGAMAEVEIIVAKVKDVLFQHGGIQQS from the exons ATGTGGAAGCGCCGTTCGGACCCAGTTCTCCACATTGACCTGCGGAGGTGGGCCGACCTCATGGTAGTGGCTCCCCTCGATGCCAACACTCTGGGGAAGGTGGCCAGTGGCATCTGTGACAATTTACTT ACCTGTGTCATCCGGGCCTGGGACCTCAACAAGCCTCTACTCTTCTGCCCCGCCATGAACACTGCCATGTGGGAGCATCCGCTCACTGCCCAGCAGGTGGGCCAGCTCAAGGCCTTTGGCTATGTGGAGATTCCCTGTGTGAGCAAGAAGCTGGTGTGTGGAGACCAAG GTCTAGGAGCCATGGCTGAAGTGGAGATCATTGTGGCTAAGGTGAAGGACGTGCTCTTCCAGCATGGTGGCATCCAGCAAAGTTGA